A region from the Bactrocera dorsalis isolate Fly_Bdor chromosome 1, ASM2337382v1, whole genome shotgun sequence genome encodes:
- the LOC125778462 gene encoding proteoglycan 4-like, with the protein MKPTTKRRPYASSDQPPPPDEPQRPPPFRPPPEARPRVHPNTTILHAINTDDPRSAASSKPPPETPLSTNARKLPTTRRAPTPREADHKADAATEPRAAQTSTHPAKAQVTHSATQSDLATAAPLQLGRRGTAKSAARTEARTAEPLAERVQEVPATTTPACSNGDGASVLALAKTNVGTTPRPPQATRPTVEISARPATHKTYAMTGPRSAQTKTTVRIESTPVQPEAQTPATTHVESTANHQTAQTTATPSPMAEISTLPTPPITAAEEATPKQLEKQQ; encoded by the exons ATGAAACCTACAACAAAGAGAAGGCCGTATGCATCAAGCGACCAACCACCGCCGCCAGACGAGCCGCAAAGGCCGCCACCCTTCCGGCCACCCCCGGAAGCACGACCACGAGTGCACCCGAATACGACAATATTGCACGCCATAAACACCGACGACCCCCGGAGCGCTGCGTCATCCAAGCCTCCACCCGAA ACGCCGCTTAGCACCAACGCCCGGAAGCTCCCGACCACCAGGCGAGCACCAACGCCACGGGAAGCCGACCACAAAGCCGATGCAGCGACAGAACCGCGCGCCGCCCAGACATCGACGCACCCAGCGAAGGCCCAGGTAACGCACTCAGCTACACAAAGCGACCTGGCGACGGCAGCCCCACTCCAACTCGGCCGGCGAGGCACGGCGAAGAGTGCCGCCAGGACGGAAGCCCGTACCGCGGAGCCACTCGCCGAAAGGGTGCAAGAGGTGCCCGCCACAACAACGCCGGCATGCTCGAACGGCGATGGGGCGTCTGTCCTAGCACTTGCCAAGACCAACGTCGGGACCACGCCGCGTCCCCCACAAGCGACACGCCCAACCGTCGAGATCAGCGCACGACCAGCCACGCATAAAACCTATGCCATGACAGGGCCGCGCTCTGCCCAAACGAAGACCACGGTCCGCATCGAGTCGACACCAGTCCAACCAGAAGCCCAAACGCCGGCCACGACCCACGTCGAGTCGACAGCAAACCATCAGACGGCTCAAACAACGGCGACACCAAGCCCCATGGCCGAGATCAGCACACTACCAACCCCGCCTATCACGGCGGCCGAAGAAGCGACACCG aaGCAATTGGAAAAACAGCAGTAA